The Gemmata palustris genome includes a region encoding these proteins:
- a CDS encoding cyclic nucleotide-binding domain-containing protein encodes MPDFADPDISLGREEESLFARDDNDVLVRREKETRDRFNDLVTIVIDGYAVEVPRAVPKTDSQGNVLRDPDGKEIPRTTTIYDAAAALVEQGAWSDEELKTRIPVLCHQRHVAPVAVCRMCSVHISSMKRGKLTAGRKLVPACQHRVETNMVVTTRAGLEGYNPEKRTTAEEKVVERAAGDVNSSIRMLAEFLVADHCHEPLTPTRRYEDELSTVARSLGVIEVHDDEVELKVRESLRRAPELPSRNTAQEAIPKSRRIELPLLPTLEAKELNEERSDLRPAWEEWNALIDDNYPYSSRTVVVDHDRCILCDRCVRACSEVKPFKVIGHTGKGYGTRISFDLDSIMRDSTCVQCGECMNSCPTGALSLRRRVRPRAWEDSPEQIPVNPNTSFPKSSGFLTADEMLQVWLLYESPTRGPRVVFPFRSIPYSYLKWNEGAVRKWEIAPGEKKVLCEEGEYGSTAFLLQGSGTFEIYVRGAVATQKPGFFASLFGKKPSNTKAAGYGDLVKVAMGNELVLGEMTCVTQRPRVASVIGVAEDDNRELVLGADENGWPTATPHPTKSAPVVVYEITRNMLDMMQRAASAREDIQEMYTLRAIQTGVQSGRLFQLLDTMERQQAVTFLLTEGVQFGRVAAGETIIAEGDTAAAFYIIRLGTVRVFTTAGGGEQVLRILSVGDGFGEAGLLSERPGIRTATIAALDPVEVVRVPGPVFRKLCDRFPALKEGMKTAPRPAVPGVEKAPPPAVLRDYVRQGLYQGQKLLVLDLKSCTRCDECTRACADSHDGNARLLREGLRFGDFLVATSCRSCHKPYCMEGCPVDAIHRRGNHLEVVIENHCIGCGLCERNCPYGAIHMVPRGTPNPAAAEIPGGNPHMTAARRAVNCDLCNGDEPYCVQACPHEAAYRKTGPALLDEILHRLDTHD; translated from the coding sequence ATGCCCGACTTCGCCGATCCCGACATCTCTCTCGGCCGTGAAGAGGAATCCCTCTTCGCCCGCGACGACAACGACGTCCTCGTGCGCCGCGAAAAGGAGACGCGCGACCGGTTCAACGACCTAGTGACCATCGTCATCGACGGGTACGCGGTCGAGGTGCCGCGCGCGGTCCCGAAGACCGACTCGCAGGGCAACGTGCTCCGCGACCCGGACGGTAAGGAGATCCCGCGCACCACGACCATCTACGATGCCGCGGCCGCGCTCGTCGAACAGGGCGCGTGGTCCGACGAGGAACTGAAGACCCGCATCCCGGTGCTGTGCCACCAGCGCCACGTCGCGCCGGTGGCCGTGTGCCGCATGTGCTCGGTCCACATCAGCAGCATGAAGCGCGGCAAGTTGACGGCCGGGCGCAAACTGGTGCCCGCGTGCCAGCACCGCGTCGAAACGAACATGGTGGTGACCACGCGCGCCGGGCTCGAGGGGTACAACCCGGAGAAGCGGACGACGGCCGAGGAAAAAGTGGTCGAGCGCGCCGCGGGCGACGTGAACTCGTCCATTCGGATGCTCGCCGAATTCCTGGTGGCGGACCACTGCCACGAACCGCTCACTCCCACCCGCCGGTACGAAGACGAACTGAGTACGGTCGCACGGTCCCTCGGCGTGATCGAGGTCCACGACGACGAGGTGGAACTCAAGGTGCGCGAGAGCCTCCGGCGCGCCCCGGAACTGCCCAGCCGCAACACCGCCCAGGAAGCGATTCCCAAGTCCCGGCGCATCGAACTCCCGCTGCTCCCGACGCTCGAAGCCAAAGAACTGAACGAAGAGCGCTCCGACCTGCGCCCCGCGTGGGAAGAGTGGAACGCGCTGATCGACGACAACTACCCGTACTCGTCGCGCACCGTGGTGGTGGACCACGACCGGTGCATCCTGTGCGACCGGTGCGTGCGCGCGTGCTCGGAGGTGAAGCCGTTCAAGGTGATCGGGCACACCGGTAAGGGGTACGGCACGCGCATCAGCTTCGACCTCGACTCGATCATGCGCGACTCCACCTGCGTGCAGTGCGGCGAGTGCATGAACAGTTGCCCGACCGGGGCGCTCTCGCTCCGGCGCCGCGTGCGCCCGCGGGCGTGGGAGGACTCGCCGGAACAGATCCCGGTGAACCCGAACACGTCGTTCCCCAAATCGTCCGGGTTCCTCACCGCCGACGAGATGCTGCAGGTGTGGCTGCTCTACGAGAGCCCGACGCGCGGCCCGCGGGTCGTGTTCCCGTTCCGCTCGATCCCGTACTCGTACCTGAAGTGGAACGAGGGCGCGGTCCGCAAGTGGGAGATCGCCCCGGGCGAAAAGAAAGTGCTGTGCGAGGAGGGCGAGTACGGGAGCACCGCGTTCCTGCTGCAAGGGTCCGGCACGTTCGAGATCTACGTCCGCGGCGCGGTGGCGACACAGAAGCCCGGGTTCTTCGCGAGCTTGTTCGGCAAGAAGCCCAGTAACACGAAGGCGGCCGGGTACGGCGACCTAGTGAAGGTCGCGATGGGCAACGAACTGGTTCTGGGGGAAATGACGTGCGTCACCCAGCGCCCGCGCGTCGCGAGCGTGATCGGCGTCGCGGAGGATGACAACCGCGAACTCGTGCTCGGGGCCGACGAAAACGGCTGGCCGACCGCCACCCCGCACCCCACGAAATCCGCGCCAGTTGTCGTGTACGAAATCACGCGCAACATGCTCGACATGATGCAGCGGGCCGCGTCCGCGCGGGAAGACATTCAGGAAATGTACACCCTGCGCGCGATCCAGACGGGCGTGCAGAGCGGGCGCCTCTTCCAGTTGCTCGACACGATGGAGCGCCAACAGGCGGTCACGTTCCTGCTCACCGAAGGGGTGCAGTTCGGGCGCGTCGCGGCCGGCGAAACGATCATCGCCGAGGGCGACACGGCCGCGGCGTTCTACATCATCCGGCTCGGCACCGTGCGCGTTTTCACCACGGCCGGCGGCGGCGAACAGGTGCTCCGAATCCTGTCCGTCGGAGACGGTTTCGGCGAGGCGGGCCTCCTGTCCGAGCGCCCCGGCATCCGCACCGCGACCATCGCCGCGCTCGACCCGGTGGAGGTCGTGCGCGTGCCCGGTCCCGTGTTCCGCAAACTGTGCGACCGGTTCCCGGCACTGAAAGAGGGCATGAAGACCGCGCCGCGCCCCGCGGTGCCGGGGGTCGAGAAGGCCCCGCCGCCCGCAGTGCTACGCGACTACGTCCGCCAGGGGTTGTACCAGGGGCAAAAGTTGCTGGTGCTCGACCTGAAGAGCTGCACCCGGTGCGACGAATGTACTCGCGCCTGCGCCGACTCCCACGACGGCAACGCGCGCCTGCTGCGCGAGGGGCTGCGGTTCGGCGACTTCCTGGTGGCGACCTCGTGCCGGTCGTGCCACAAGCCGTACTGCATGGAGGGGTGCCCGGTGGACGCGATCCACCGGCGCGGTAACCACCTGGAAGTGGTCATCGAGAACCACTGCATCGGGTGCGGGCTGTGCGAGCGGAACTGCCCCTACGGGGCGATTCACATGGTGCCCCGCGGTACCCCGAACCCGGCCGCGGCCGAAATCCCCGGCGGCAACCCGC